The Candidatus Zixiibacteriota bacterium region AAGATATAAAGCTGTCGATTTTCCATCTTTCTCCAGAGTTTCAAGAATAGGAAGGTTAAAACACAAGGTCTTTCCTGAGGCAGTTCCGGTTGTGATGATCAGGTTTTTTCCTTGTCTGATTTTATTTATGCTTTCGGTCTGGTGAGAATATAATTTTCCGATTTTTTTAGAGGTCAGATATTCTTGCAGGGAAGCAGGCAGAGGAGGAGAAAGCTCACTGTATTCTCCACTTTTTGAGGGGACTATTTTGGTATCAATTATCTGTCCCTTATACCATTTATATTTTTTTAATCCTTCGATGATCTGGTTCATACTCGTTCCTCGGATGACGGATGACGAATAACAGGTAAAAATGTAGGGCAAGGCTTTTAGCCTTGCATGTATTTGTCTCGTGTAGCCGAGCCTTTAGGGCTCAGTAGGGCTTGATAAATCAAGCCCCTACTAATGTAGGGTTCGATTTATCGAACCCCG contains the following coding sequences:
- a CDS encoding DEAD/DEAH box helicase produces the protein MNQIIEGLKKYKWYKGQIIDTKIVPSKSGEYSELSPPLPASLQEYLTSKKIGKLYSHQTESINKIRQGKNLIITTGTASGKTLCFNLPILETLEKDGKSTALYL